Proteins encoded within one genomic window of Triticum aestivum cultivar Chinese Spring chromosome 2D, IWGSC CS RefSeq v2.1, whole genome shotgun sequence:
- the LOC123051717 gene encoding protein EARLY RESPONSIVE TO DEHYDRATION 15, whose translation MSTMAMSALNPDAPMFIPAAFKKVEDYSPEWWELVKTTAWFRDHWFRQHQLYEDLADNVDVDDVAALLPDDSVDLLDADDLFYSPPSPQPQPDFYHYKPAGFGGDMDAVLKTLSLNSPRGGGPAAAWAPMRHAEKPAQHVSPRAGGAARRAIHQPR comes from the exons atgagcaccATGGCGATGTCGGCGCTGAACCCGGACGCGCCCATGTTCATCCCGGCGGCGTTCAAGAAGGTGGAGGACTACTCGCCCGAGTGGTGGGAGCTCGTCAAGACCACCGCCTGGTTCCGCGACCACTGGTTCCGCCAGCACCAGCTCTACGAGGACCTCGCCGACAACGTGGACGTGGacgacgtcgccgccctcctcCCCGACGACTCCGTCGACCTGCTCGACGCCGACGACCTCTTCTACTCCCCGCCGTCGCCCCAGCCCCAGCCCGACTTCTACCACTACAAACCAGCAG GGTtcggcggcgacatggacgcgGTGCTCAAGACGCTGAGCCTGAACTCGCCGAGGGGCGGCGGCCCCGCAGCAGCCTGGGCGCCGATGAGGCACGCCGAGAAGCCAGCGCAGCACGTCAGCCCCAGGGCCGGCGGTGCCGCCCGCCGCGCCATCCACCAGCCTCGCTAG
- the LOC123051716 gene encoding ubiquitin carboxyl-terminal hydrolase 24, with translation MSGADKVVLFGSFTEDETKLFQGQPTKSEEKSWELPEIQFGSLNFSVLSLEKVSNAITEGSAHSPKPTYGHTKDLAGSSKKEAVTSTLPNGGPVLFNGFPAEVSPNNGILKNVKSEASVPSSGPVSNLKETKATVALAGPVNNVKKTEAPVPSARPVNDVKKNEALALSPGPINNVKKEATVPSAGPVNNVKKTKATSPSAGPANNVKKTEATAPSAVSANNVKKAEPTVPSARPANNVKKAEATVPSPVPVNNVKKAEATVPSPGPVNNVKKAEATVPSPRPVNNVKKAEATVPSPGPVNNVKKAEATVPSPGPANTVKKTESVATSVAPIKSISSSTPIEGLGPHNDGLRCTESSSSAMLVTENGSTGADAPIIAAPADESVTSLNKEAYQNKPLLPHGLKNTGNICFLNATLQAFLSCFPFVQLVQDLRNRSIPKAGYPTLSAFIELLSQFDVLDESTMKKDERFALVAAKVINPTMFDQVLRNFTPDVPAGTSARPRQEDAQEFLSFAMDRMHDELLRLNGNGSNSKEGMVVSSDDDDAWETVGRKNKSAIMRTHSFVPSDLSAIFGGKLQSVVKAAGNKASATVQPFLLLHLDIFPDAVQTLDDALHLFSTPESLEGYRTTAGKAGVVTARKSFKIHELSKIMILHLKRFSYGNRGCTKLYKPLHFPLELVLNRDLLSSPSSEGRRYELVATITHHGSGPSRGHYTADAKRDGGQWLRFDDGHVMPINVNKVLHNPAYILFYKQV, from the exons atgagcggcgccgacaag GTTGTGTTGTTTGGGTCCTTCACGGAGGATGAGACTAAGTTGTTCCAGGGGCAGCCTACTAAAAGTGAGGAGAAATCATGGGAACTGCCTGAGATCCAGTTTGGATCACTGAATTTTTCTGTGCTTAGTTTAGAGAAAGTGTCGAATGCTATCACTGAAGGCTCTGCCCATTCTCCAAAACCAACTTATGGCCATACAAAGGATCTCGCTGGCAGTAGTAAGAAGGAAGCCGTAACCTCTACCTTACCAAATGGTGGGCCAGTGCTGTTCAATGGATTTCCTGCCGAAGTTTCTCCCAATAATGGGATTCTGAAGAATGTGAAGTCTGAAGCTTCGGTTCCTTCATCTGGGCCTGTCAGCAATTTAAAGGAGACCAAAGCAACGGTTGCTTTAGCTGGCCCTGTGAACAATGTAAAGAAGACTGAAGCTCCAGTTCCTTCAGCTCGTCCTGTCAACGATGTAAAGAAGAATGAAGCTCTGGCTCTTTCACCTGGGCCGATCAACAATGTAAAGAAGGAAGCTACGGTTCCTTCAGCTGGGCCTGTCAACAATGTAAAGAAGACCAAAGCCACATCTCCTTCAGCTGGGCCTGCCAACAATGTAAAGAAGACTGAAGCCACGGCCCCTTCAGCTGTGTCTGCCAACAATGTGAAGAAGGCTGAACCTACGGTTCCTTCAGCTAGGCCTGCCAACAATGTGAAGAAGGCTGAAGCTACGGTTCCATCACCTGTGCCTGTCAACAATGTGAAGAAGGCTGAAGCTACAGTTCCTTCACCAGGGCCTGTCAACAATGTGAAGAAGGCTGAAGCTACGGTTCCTTCACCCAGGCCTGTCAACAATGTGAAGAAGGCTGAAGCTACGGTTCCTTCACCCGGGCCTGTCAACAATGTGAAGAAGGCTGAAGCTACAGTTCCTTCACCCGGCCCTGCTAACACTGTAAAGAAGACTGAATCTGTGGCTACTTCAGTTGCGCCTATCAAGAGCATCAGCAGTTCAACACCAATTGAAGGGCTAGGGCCGCACAATGATGGTCTCAGATGTACAGAAAGCAGCAGTTCAGCTATGTTAGTAACTGAGAATGGAAGCACAGGTGCTGATGCACCTATTATTGCAGCTCCAGCAGATGAGTCAGTCACAAGTTTAAATAAGGAAGCCTATCAGAATAAGCCGTTGCTTCCTCATGGTTTGAAGAATACAGGAAATATATGCTTCCTGAATGCAACTTTGCAGGCTTTCCTTTCATGCTTCCCTTTTGTTCAGCTTGTACAAGACCTGAGGAACCGGAGTATACCCAAG GCTGGCTACCCTACTCTGAGTGCATTCATTGAGCTCCTCTCTCAGTTTGATGTACTTGACGAGTCCACTATGAAGAAAGACGAGAGGTTTGCTTTGGTCGCTGCAAAAGTAATCAATCCTACCATGTTCGATCAAGTTCTGAGAAATTTTACTCCAGATGTACCGGCTGGAACATCTGCTCGGCCAAG ACAAGAAGATGCCCAAGAGTTTCTAAGTTTTGCCATGGATAGAATGCATGATGAACTGTTGAGGCTTAATGGCAATGGTTCAAATTCAAAGGAAGGTATGGTTGTTTCTTCTGATGATGACGATGCCTGGGAGACTGTAGGTAGGAAGAACAAATCTGCAATCATGAGAACGCATAGTTTTGTTCCCTCCGATCTAAGTGCTATTTTTGGAGGCAAGCTGCAAAGTGTAGTGAAAGCTGCAG GTAACAAAGCGTCAGCAACCGTTCAGCCTTTCCTGCTGCTCCATCTTGATATATTTCCAGATGCTGTTCAAACGCTTGACGATGCACTTCATCTGTTTTCCACCCCTGAATCTTTGGAAGGATACAGAACAACTGCTGGAAAG GCCGGAGTGGTGACAGCTAGGAAATCATTCAAGATACACGAACTTTCAAAGATAATGATACTGCACTTGAAGAGGTTCAGTTATGGAAATCGTGGGTGTACTAAACTGTACAAGCCACTCCACTTCCCTCTTGAACTGGTCCTTAATCGGGATCTGCTGAGCTCACCATCATCAGAG GGTAGAAGATACGAGCTTGTTGCAACCATCACTCATCACGGGAGCGGCCCGTCCAGGGGCCATTACACCGCTGATGCGAAGCGTGACGGTGGGCAGTGGCTTCGGTTCGATGACGGCCATGTCATGCCCATCAACGTGAACAAGGTCTTGCATAACCCAGCGTATATCCTGTTCTACAAGCAAGTTTAA